From a region of the Zingiber officinale cultivar Zhangliang chromosome 4B, Zo_v1.1, whole genome shotgun sequence genome:
- the LOC121977026 gene encoding protein WHAT'S THIS FACTOR 9, mitochondrial-like, with translation MALLAMRRLRRWAPCYPRNFAFSHTQKSNYVDVTMKWKKDPFFDNVDILIRAKELKALISLKNIIANEPTGCIPVSTVSKLDRILEISGRVASFLRKYPAVFEEFTGPQYNHPWFKLTQDAADLDRKERELYAAHRLEIVDRLRRLILMSREKRLPLRIVQGMLWYLGLPEDYLKSSKEIQNGYFQIVRMQDGEQGLSASIGPNEEVISVLQRNAMKLNGNIGSPPSVIKFPLFPSKGLRLKQKIEMWLEEFQKLQYVSPYEDFSTLDPNSDISEKRVVGVLHELLCLFFDNSAVRRKLLCLKKHLGLPQKFHKAFERHPHVFYLLLKNKSCFVVLKEAYCANSATVIERHPLFNVRNEYVRLMHKSENIMRSRRGLKVCDETSHGKHDESLSLSNTKLCCAESEKISDLFERGIQNSKLVI, from the coding sequence ATGGCGCTGCTTGCCATGAGAAGGTTAAGAAGATGGGCGCCATGTTACCCTAGAAATTTTGCTTTCTCCCACACACAAAAATCAAATTATGTGGATGTGACAATGAAATGGAAGAAGGACCCTTTCTTCGACAATGTTGACATTCTAATCAGGGCCAAGGAGCTCAAAGCCCTCATCTCCCTCAAAAACATAATTGCTAACGAGCCCACTGGCTGCATCCCAGTGTCCACCGTCTCCAAGCTTGACCGCATTCTGGAGATCTCTGGTCGGGTCGCAAGCTTTCTTAGGAAATACCCGGCTGTCTTTGAGGAATTCACTGGCCCACAGTACAACCATCCATGGTTCAAGCTGACCCAAGATGCTGCTGACCTTGATAGAAAGGAGCGTGAACTCTATGCTGCGCACCGGTTAGAGATCGTTGACAGATTGAGGAGGCTCATACTAATGTCGAGGGAGAAGAGACTGCCTCTGAGGATTGTACAGGGGATGCTATGGTACCTTGGATTACCTGAAGATTATCTTAAAAGTTCAAAAGAGATCCAAAATGGGTACTTTCAGATTGTCAGAATGCAAGATGGCGAACAAGGTTTGAGTGCATCGATTGGTCCCAATGAGGAGGTTATTTCGGTGCTCCAACGCAATGCAATGAAATTGAATGGAAATATTGGTTCACCACCATCAGTCATTAAGTTCCCTCTTTTCCCGTCTAAAGGCCTTCGCTTGAAGCAGAAAATTGAGATGTGGTTGGAGGAATTTCAGAAACTCCAGTATGTCTCCCCATACGAAGATTTTTCTACCTTGGATCCAAACAGTGATATTTCAGAGAAGCGCGTAGTTGGAGTTCTTCATGAGTTACTCTGTCTGTTTTTTGATAACTCTGCTGTGAGGCGGAAACTTCTTTGTCTCAAAAAGCACCTAGGATTACCTCAAAAGTTTCACAAGGCGTTTGAGCGCCATCCCCATGTCTTTTACCTCCTGTTAAAGAACAAGAGTTGCTTTGTTGTCCTTAAAGAAgcatattgtgctaactcagccACTGTAATAGAAAGACACCCGCTTTTCAACGTGAGGAATGAGTATGTTAGGCTGATGCATAAGTCTGAGAATATTATGCGAAGCCGGAGGGGTCTAAAAGTTTGTGATGAAACTTCACATGGAAAACATGATGAAAGTCTAAGTTTATCAAATACTAAGCTCTGCTGCGCTGAAAGTGAGAAGATATCTGATCTGTTCGAAAGAGGGATCCAGAATAGTAAG